In Hemicordylus capensis ecotype Gifberg chromosome 3, rHemCap1.1.pri, whole genome shotgun sequence, one DNA window encodes the following:
- the B3GALNT1 gene encoding UDP-GalNAc:beta-1,3-N-acetylgalactosaminyltransferase 1, translated as MAYLKSIFVVLCLLSVILMTWFIGPFSHPVVEHPESMYFYEYEPVYKQNFDFTLRERLKCEDNLFLVILVTSRLQELKARQAIRQTWGSQKSWWGNQVRTLFLLGQGEETEGNSVLSIEDESVLYGDILRQDFLDSYNNLTLKTIMGFRWVAEFCSNAHYVMKTDSDVFVNTGNLVKFLLSSNASGNFITGYPFVDNPALRKVFLKNYISYEDYPFKTYPPYLSGLGYVLDTRLAVRVYEMMSHIKPIKFEDVYVGLCLNRLGVNISMPEDTNLFFLKKISFDICKYKHLIAVHGIYPQEMITFWQEITRETTVTCS; from the coding sequence ATGGCATACTTGAAAAGTATTTTTGTTGTTCTGTGTCTTCTTTCTGTCATATTAATGACATGGTTCATTGGCCCCTTCTCCCACCCTGTGGTAGAACATCCAGAGTCAATGTATTTCTATGAGTATGAACCTGTCTACAAACAGAATTTTGACTTTACACTGCGTGAGCGATTAAAATGTGAAGACAATTTATTTTTGGTCATCTTGGTAACTTCAAGGCTTCAAGAACTGAAGGCAAGACAAGCCATTAGGCAGACATGGGGCTCTCAAAAATCTTGGTGGGGGAACCAGGTTCGGACACTGTTTTTACTGGgccaaggagaggaaacagaggggaaCTCAGTCTTATCAATAGAAGATGAAAGCGTTCTCTATGGAGACATTCTCCGTCAAGACTTTCTCGACTCTTACAACAACCTTACCTTGAAAACTATCATGGGTTTCAGATGGGTGGCTGAGTTTTGTTCCAATGCTCATTATGTGATGAAAACTGATTCTGATGTTTTCGTCAACACTGGTAACTTGGTGAAGTTTCTTCTAAGCTCAAATGCCTCTGGAAATTTCATAACCGGATACCCGTTTGTTGATAACCCTGCCCtcagaaaggtttttttaaaaaactacatttCTTATGAAGATTATCCATTCAAGACATATCCTCCATATTTGAGTGGTCTTGGTTATGTCCTTGATACCAGACTGGCTGTGAGAGTTTATGAAATGATGAGTCATATCAAACCTATTAAATTTGAAGATGTCTATGTTGGGCTTTGTTTAAATAGACTTGGTGTGAACATTTCTATGCCAGAAGACACAAATctcttcttcttaaaaaaaattagcttTGATATTTGTAAATACAAGCACTTAATTGCAGTGCATGGCATATATCCTCAAGAAATGATTACGTTCTGGCAAGAAATAACAAGAGAGACAACAGTTACTTGCAGCTGA